A section of the Nitrospiria bacterium genome encodes:
- a CDS encoding AtpZ/AtpI family protein yields the protein MKSEQDEFRKGLSFASRIGAELVASTAVGGGLGYFLDRFLNTSPWIMVAGLLLGGVAGMLSVYRFVNRDQTK from the coding sequence ATGAAATCCGAGCAGGATGAATTCAGAAAGGGCTTGAGTTTTGCCAGCCGAATTGGCGCGGAATTGGTGGCGTCTACGGCTGTGGGAGGGGGGTTAGGTTACTTTTTGGACCGTTTTTTAAATACGTCCCCCTGGATCATGGTGGCCGGTTTGTTGTTGGGAGGCGTAGCCGGCATGCTAAGTGTTTATCGTTTTGTCAACCGGGATCAAACAAAATAA
- the atpE gene encoding ATP synthase F0 subunit C, producing the protein MEASAAALLGMGLAAAGFGGAGIGIGYIFGKMIEAVARQPEAEAKTGKYMWIGFALVEAIALYGLVVAFIIFGKA; encoded by the coding sequence ATGGAAGCATCAGCCGCAGCGCTTTTGGGGATGGGTTTGGCAGCCGCCGGGTTTGGAGGGGCGGGAATTGGCATCGGATATATTTTTGGAAAGATGATCGAGGCCGTTGCACGTCAGCCTGAAGCGGAAGCCAAAACCGGGAAATATATGTGGATCGGTTTTGCTTTGGTGGAAGCGATTGCCCTTTACGGTCTGGTCGTTGCTTTTATTATTTTCGGGAAAGCTTAA
- the atpF gene encoding F0F1 ATP synthase subunit B: MPQFDTHFLSPLIFWSLVSFGILLILLYKYGLPTIVQTLELRERTIRESLEEAERLRKEAQNQLGQYQGQLREAHQEAEAILEAGRKESQRISEENERRVRQETDRMIAEARREIDREKLEASRQIREETAQLILLAAERVLQRSLTEADHGRLVDQALEELAERYPKGEG; this comes from the coding sequence ATGCCACAATTTGATACCCATTTTCTTTCCCCGTTGATTTTTTGGTCTCTGGTGTCCTTTGGGATTTTATTAATCCTGTTGTATAAGTACGGGTTACCCACCATTGTCCAAACCTTGGAACTCCGGGAACGAACCATTCGGGAGAGTTTAGAAGAAGCGGAGAGGCTTCGAAAAGAAGCCCAAAACCAACTGGGCCAATACCAAGGCCAGCTTAGGGAGGCTCACCAGGAAGCCGAAGCGATTTTGGAGGCCGGTCGAAAGGAAAGCCAGCGGATTTCCGAGGAAAACGAACGGCGTGTTCGCCAGGAAACGGATCGAATGATTGCTGAAGCACGACGAGAGATTGATCGTGAGAAATTAGAAGCCAGTCGGCAAATTCGGGAAGAGACCGCACAGCTCATTCTTTTGGCGGCTGAAAGGGTTTTGCAACGCAGCCTGACCGAGGCAGATCATGGACGATTGGTTGATCAAGCCCTTGAAGAATTGGCAGAACGTTATCCAAAGGGTGAGGGTTAA
- a CDS encoding F0F1 ATP synthase subunit A yields MELENPLHHFELHNFISLSLFGLDISINKAVIMMWLAIGLIFLFFRIAGAKKALVPSKIQSIAEISVDFLRGITSEYMGEEGKKYLPFIASLFFFILFCNLLGLIPGSYTVTSQVIVTGAFAFVVYLISLVVGFSIHGLGFLKILVPSGTPLWLLPLMIPIEVISQLARPVTLALRLFANMTAGHTVLAVLFGLTVVLNFYLGWLPFTFSVLVYILELFIAFIQAYIFSVLACVYIGDAIKLH; encoded by the coding sequence ATGGAATTGGAAAACCCCCTTCATCATTTTGAACTTCATAACTTCATTTCTCTCTCCTTATTTGGATTGGATATTTCTATCAACAAAGCCGTCATTATGATGTGGCTGGCCATTGGGCTCATTTTCTTGTTTTTCCGAATAGCCGGGGCGAAAAAAGCGTTGGTTCCCAGTAAAATTCAAAGTATTGCAGAAATTTCAGTGGATTTTCTCCGAGGCATTACCAGCGAGTATATGGGGGAGGAAGGAAAAAAATATCTTCCCTTTATTGCGTCCCTTTTCTTTTTCATATTGTTTTGTAACCTCCTGGGGTTAATTCCAGGGTCCTATACCGTGACCAGCCAGGTGATCGTGACAGGGGCCTTTGCTTTTGTGGTCTATTTGATCAGCCTCGTGGTAGGGTTTTCAATACACGGTTTAGGGTTTTTAAAAATTCTGGTTCCATCCGGAACGCCGCTTTGGCTCCTACCCCTAATGATCCCTATTGAAGTCATTAGTCAATTGGCAAGACCGGTTACCCTTGCATTGAGACTTTTTGCCAATATGACTGCGGGGCATACAGTTCTGGCGGTTTTGTTTGGATTGACGGTTGTTTTGAATTTCTATTTAGGTTGGCTTCCTTTTACGTTTAGCGTTTTAGTTTATATTTTGGAATTGTTTATTGCTTTTATTCAAGCCTATATTTTTTCTGTTTTGGCCTGTGTGTATATTGGTGATGCCATCAAGTTACATTAA
- a CDS encoding TraR/DksA C4-type zinc finger protein: MGKKLKANESQTEIQKLLEKQREAFFSEVKERIGEKGNSDQNLLKKLNDHEKSYFLKMETAFKRLQEGKINICESCQGEIEFRRLKLRPISTLCIKCQTQKEENEKNFSPLDELNGEGFLSGSFLGRGCRS; encoded by the coding sequence ATGGGGAAAAAACTAAAGGCGAACGAATCTCAAACTGAAATTCAAAAACTCCTGGAAAAACAGCGAGAAGCATTTTTTTCAGAAGTGAAGGAACGCATTGGAGAAAAGGGAAATTCCGACCAAAACCTCCTGAAAAAACTCAACGATCACGAGAAAAGTTACTTTTTAAAAATGGAAACCGCATTCAAGCGTTTGCAAGAGGGAAAAATCAACATCTGTGAGTCCTGCCAGGGAGAAATCGAATTTCGCAGATTGAAGTTACGGCCCATCAGTACCCTCTGTATAAAGTGTCAAACCCAGAAAGAGGAAAACGAAAAGAATTTTTCACCGCTTGATGAACTCAATGGCGAGGGGTTTTTGTCTGGTTCATTTTTAGGAAGGGGGTGCCGCTCGTAA